A genomic segment from Legionella micdadei encodes:
- a CDS encoding AMP-binding protein, whose product MDSEKKHPQIEQGLLALVNQFLKDLDAERALKNISLEASLGRDLGIDSVGKVELFTRIEKTFSLRLPERAIAEIDSLKELAKVIEESLKALPKRKIQSFSPIIGITDLDLSSAKTLVDVMQTYGTKEENRPHLYLQNEQGEEQIIQYGQLLKEAKKVARGLHNKGIKQGEAIAIMLPTSDAFFYAFAGILLIGAVPVPIYPPFRADRIEEYAEREAKILHNAQARILITFAKAETLSHILRTFVPSLKEVATIENLRMVTGPVPEVEPGPQDPILIQYTSGSTGDPKGVFLSHQNMLANIRAIGKGIPVQPTDVGVSWLPLYHDMGLMNWLGAMYFGIPMVILSPLTFLTRPEQWLWTIHYHRATLSGAPNFAYELCIKKIDDEDIQGLDLSSWRFAFNGAEAINPRTLDRFGKKFSPYGFHIESFAPVYGLAESTVGLTFPPKRREPRIDKIQREAFEMKNKAIPTLKSKDFIEFVSCGVPLPDHEVRIVDEAGSHVEERVIGMIQFKGPSAMKGYFNNPNATQKIYHDGWWDTDDLGYLADKELFITGRKKDLIIKAGRNLYPEEIEEVVSEVPHVRKGCVIAFGVSDPVLGTEKLIIVAESYALEKEKQKTICAEITEKMMTALEIAPDVIFLVPPKTVPKTSSGKLRRSACKQAYLQGKLIKKHKSITWQLVKLFSKSIYRTIRNGFFYLGKLAYTIYFVLILFVVLIPVWFGVLLFPRTIAAKITRIGARSVFKLGLCPIHLEGEANLKSEAPMIFIANHASYSDALVLTALLPPGTLFTAKNELLKTPVIRTFIKKLGHLVIDRMDFVKSVENKNQIEEAILKKNSVIFFPEGTFTYATGLRPFKLGAFTVAVETKTALCPIAISGTRTFLRADSYLLTPGSIRIVIGKPLYPKEDGGWDEIIMLHNRARLEIAKYCGEPIIDLIVAGFEG is encoded by the coding sequence ATGGACAGCGAGAAGAAGCACCCACAAATTGAACAAGGCTTACTTGCCCTTGTGAACCAATTTTTAAAAGATCTTGATGCTGAGCGTGCGTTAAAAAACATCTCTCTAGAGGCTTCATTAGGACGTGATTTAGGGATTGATAGTGTGGGTAAAGTTGAACTTTTCACTCGCATAGAGAAAACATTTTCATTGCGTTTGCCTGAACGTGCAATAGCGGAGATTGACTCGCTAAAAGAGTTAGCCAAAGTGATTGAAGAAAGCTTAAAAGCGCTGCCAAAAAGAAAGATTCAATCATTCTCCCCAATTATCGGCATTACTGATCTTGATCTTTCCTCGGCAAAAACCTTAGTAGACGTGATGCAAACCTATGGGACAAAAGAAGAAAATCGACCTCATTTGTACTTACAAAACGAACAAGGCGAAGAGCAAATTATCCAGTATGGGCAGTTATTAAAGGAAGCCAAAAAGGTAGCTCGAGGATTGCATAACAAAGGAATAAAGCAAGGTGAAGCAATAGCAATTATGCTTCCTACCAGCGATGCTTTTTTTTATGCATTTGCTGGTATATTGTTGATTGGAGCTGTCCCGGTGCCTATTTATCCTCCATTTCGAGCTGATCGAATCGAAGAATACGCAGAGCGGGAGGCAAAAATCTTACATAATGCCCAAGCCAGAATACTAATTACCTTCGCAAAAGCTGAAACTCTAAGCCATATTTTAAGGACTTTTGTCCCCAGCTTAAAAGAAGTGGCGACAATAGAAAATCTGAGGATGGTAACAGGTCCGGTACCCGAGGTTGAACCTGGGCCGCAAGATCCTATTTTGATTCAATATACATCAGGAAGTACGGGGGATCCAAAAGGGGTTTTCCTCTCCCACCAAAACATGCTTGCCAATATCCGCGCCATTGGCAAGGGAATACCCGTTCAGCCTACAGATGTCGGGGTAAGTTGGTTGCCTCTCTACCATGATATGGGGTTAATGAATTGGTTAGGTGCAATGTACTTTGGCATTCCTATGGTTATTTTATCCCCGCTTACTTTTCTAACAAGACCGGAGCAATGGCTGTGGACAATTCATTACCATCGCGCCACATTATCAGGAGCGCCTAATTTTGCCTATGAGTTATGCATAAAAAAGATTGATGATGAGGATATTCAAGGACTTGATCTCAGTTCATGGCGATTCGCATTCAATGGTGCTGAAGCAATAAATCCAAGGACTCTAGACCGTTTTGGTAAAAAATTCTCCCCTTATGGTTTTCATATCGAATCATTTGCCCCAGTTTATGGATTAGCAGAATCGACAGTTGGCCTGACATTTCCGCCAAAAAGACGTGAGCCGCGAATCGATAAAATTCAGAGAGAAGCATTTGAGATGAAAAATAAAGCTATTCCAACATTAAAAAGTAAAGATTTTATTGAATTTGTGAGTTGCGGGGTTCCCTTACCTGATCACGAAGTGCGTATAGTCGATGAGGCTGGAAGTCATGTGGAAGAAAGAGTGATTGGAATGATTCAATTTAAGGGGCCGTCAGCAATGAAGGGTTATTTTAATAACCCTAACGCGACTCAAAAAATTTATCATGATGGATGGTGGGATACCGACGATCTAGGTTATTTGGCTGATAAAGAGTTATTTATTACTGGTAGAAAAAAAGATTTGATTATCAAGGCGGGGCGTAATCTTTACCCAGAAGAAATCGAAGAAGTCGTAAGCGAGGTACCGCACGTGCGCAAAGGATGTGTGATTGCTTTTGGTGTAAGTGATCCCGTTCTTGGTACAGAAAAGTTAATTATCGTTGCTGAATCTTATGCTCTTGAAAAAGAAAAGCAAAAAACCATCTGTGCTGAAATCACTGAAAAAATGATGACAGCGCTAGAAATTGCGCCTGATGTGATATTCTTGGTGCCTCCAAAAACGGTTCCGAAAACATCTAGTGGAAAATTACGCCGTTCTGCATGCAAGCAGGCCTACCTCCAAGGCAAACTGATTAAAAAGCATAAATCAATAACCTGGCAGTTAGTGAAATTATTTTCAAAAAGTATTTATAGAACGATTCGAAACGGTTTTTTTTATCTAGGAAAATTAGCCTATACAATTTATTTTGTCCTCATTTTATTTGTAGTGCTTATACCAGTTTGGTTTGGTGTGTTGTTATTCCCCCGAACGATCGCTGCGAAAATAACTCGTATTGGTGCCCGTTCTGTGTTCAAGTTGGGACTTTGTCCAATCCATCTTGAAGGGGAGGCGAACCTCAAAAGTGAGGCACCGATGATTTTTATTGCCAATCATGCAAGCTATTCAGACGCATTAGTACTGACCGCTCTACTACCACCTGGAACTCTTTTCACGGCAAAAAATGAATTACTAAAAACACCGGTAATACGTACGTTTATTAAAAAATTAGGACATTTAGTCATTGACCGTATGGATTTTGTAAAAAGCGTTGAGAATAAAAATCAGATTGAAGAAGCAATCCTAAAGAAAAATTCTGTGATTTTTTTTCCAGAGGGAACATTTACTTATGCAACAGGGTTACGCCCATTTAAATTAGGGGCTTTTACAGTTGCTGTGGAAACAAAAACGGCTTTATGCCCCATAGCTATCTCTGGTACTCGAACTTTTTTACGTGCTGATAGTTATCTGCTTACGCCTGGATCGATTAGGATAGTCATAGGAAAACCACTTTATCCAAAAGAAGATGGGGGTTGGGATGAAATCATAATGCTTCATAATAGGGCTCGTTTAGAAATTGCTAAATATTGCGGCGAGCCCATTATTGACTTAATTGTTGCAGGGTTTGAAGGATAG
- the clcA gene encoding H(+)/Cl(-) exchange transporter ClcA, translating to MRHKLLLVYSVAILLGITTGIVGSFFQIGIRWLDYLIEQLLVSISTKGGEAAIFCALISMILTFIAWLMVRSISPEASGSGVQEIEGALLHERPIFWRRLLPVKFIAGVMAISAKLVLGREGPTIQMGGNLGDMFGEMLHFSQDRRDTLIMAGAAAGLATAFNAPLAGVLFVLEELRNEFNFTFTNFKTVAISCVMATITLHFIIGPQAAISMSVFALPSLKSLWLFFILGIMVGFLGILFNQMLMLSLRIIDTLTLFMRVAYVLAIGAGVGFLAYYQPDLVGGGYRIIHQALTFTPSASLLVVILVIRFFTTMLCYSTGVPGGIFAPMLALGALFGTASSYLLQNLMEDITIHPGMFAVAGMGALFAAAVRAPITGIVLVVEMTQNYSLILPLMVSCLTSTTIMQLARNEPIYTQLLRRTLKRERELAR from the coding sequence ATGCGTCATAAATTATTGCTCGTTTATAGTGTAGCGATTCTTCTCGGGATAACTACAGGGATTGTGGGTTCTTTTTTTCAAATTGGAATTCGTTGGTTAGATTATCTTATTGAGCAACTCCTCGTTTCCATTTCCACAAAAGGGGGAGAGGCAGCTATTTTTTGTGCCCTTATCTCAATGATTCTGACTTTTATTGCTTGGCTTATGGTTCGCTCTATTTCACCAGAGGCCTCTGGAAGTGGGGTGCAAGAAATTGAAGGAGCTTTGCTGCATGAAAGGCCTATCTTTTGGCGCCGGTTATTACCTGTTAAGTTTATTGCTGGGGTTATGGCAATTTCTGCAAAGCTCGTTCTTGGCCGGGAAGGTCCAACAATTCAAATGGGAGGAAATCTCGGTGATATGTTTGGCGAGATGCTGCATTTCTCCCAAGACAGGCGCGATACTTTAATCATGGCAGGTGCTGCCGCTGGTCTTGCTACTGCTTTTAATGCCCCTTTAGCCGGTGTGCTTTTCGTATTAGAAGAGCTTCGTAACGAATTCAATTTCACCTTTACCAATTTTAAAACAGTTGCCATTTCTTGTGTGATGGCAACCATTACTTTGCATTTTATTATCGGACCACAAGCAGCTATCTCCATGAGTGTTTTTGCGCTTCCAAGCCTTAAATCCCTTTGGCTCTTTTTTATTCTTGGGATAATGGTTGGTTTTCTTGGCATCTTATTTAATCAAATGCTAATGCTATCTTTAAGAATCATTGATACATTAACTTTGTTTATGCGTGTTGCGTATGTGTTGGCAATTGGTGCTGGAGTAGGGTTCTTAGCTTATTATCAGCCTGATCTGGTCGGAGGTGGATATCGGATTATTCATCAGGCACTAACTTTTACCCCGAGTGCTTCCTTACTTGTAGTAATTTTGGTCATTCGGTTCTTTACCACGATGTTGTGTTATTCGACAGGCGTGCCCGGAGGCATTTTTGCACCAATGCTTGCTTTGGGTGCATTATTCGGTACGGCTTCGTCTTATTTATTACAAAATTTAATGGAAGACATCACGATTCATCCGGGCATGTTTGCAGTTGCCGGCATGGGTGCTTTATTTGCTGCGGCTGTTCGTGCACCAATTACAGGTATTGTATTAGTTGTCGAAATGACTCAAAACTACTCTTTAATCCTACCCCTAATGGTCTCTTGCCTAACTTCTACTACGATTATGCAATTGGCACGCAATGAACCCATTTATACACAACTTTTACGTAGGACACTGAAAAGGGAACGAGAATTGGCGAGATAG
- a CDS encoding anthranilate synthase component I, protein MLHQVKTAGGVHIEYEHHDLVYENAIEPLLERLDTHRGALFASSFEYPGRYTCWDIGFYNPPLVLICKGNEIHVQALNQRGEILLAIFFPLLQSSADLIIKEHSDRLYRIAVKPSQRIFSEEERSHQPSVFTLLRLLLAFFKTEEPYLGFYGAFGYDLIFQFERLSQCKERPSEQREMVLYLPDEIYVVNHRKEIAFIRRYDFQYKGKSTQSLPRDGEFKHYEPEQRPAKSCDHAPGEYAQLVELAKQRFACGDLFEVVPSQTFYAHCSEQPSTIFRRMRKINPSPYGFFINLGEDEYLVGASPEMYVRVQDRKVETCPISGTIKRGSDAIEDAHNIQVLLDSEKEASELTMCTDVDRNDKSRICEAGSVRVVGRRQIEMYSRLIHTVDHVVGTLREGFDAVDAFLTHMWVVTVTGAPKLWAMNFIEKYEKSPRRWYAGAVGWFGFNGNLNTGLVLRTVRIQQGIAEIRVGATLLYDSQPQAEEQETRLKASAFLDILQKPESKAEPTNTMPKQGLGKKVLLVDHQDSFVHTLANYVRQTGAEVVTIRSEHVMDYLHQQQHFDLVLLSPGPGRPADFKVAQTIEEVLKQKIPLFGVCLGLQGIVEYFGGVLDVLSYPMHGKASEIEIKDESRLFAGLGSSFTAGRYHSLYARLATIPEELKVTALSQDGIVMAVEHQTLPVYAVQFHPETILSMSNQAGLRIISNLMGMIRGHAS, encoded by the coding sequence ATGCTACATCAGGTTAAAACTGCAGGTGGTGTTCATATTGAATATGAGCATCATGATTTAGTCTATGAAAACGCCATAGAGCCGCTTCTTGAGCGACTTGATACCCACCGTGGGGCGTTATTCGCTTCAAGTTTTGAATATCCCGGACGTTATACTTGTTGGGATATAGGTTTTTATAATCCTCCTTTGGTTTTGATTTGTAAGGGAAATGAAATTCATGTTCAAGCTTTAAACCAACGGGGTGAAATTTTATTAGCAATTTTTTTCCCACTATTACAGTCTTCTGCTGATTTAATCATTAAAGAACACTCAGACCGCTTATATCGAATCGCTGTAAAACCGTCACAAAGAATTTTTAGTGAGGAAGAGCGTAGTCACCAGCCATCCGTTTTTACTCTCCTGCGACTATTGCTAGCTTTTTTTAAAACAGAGGAGCCTTATTTAGGTTTTTATGGTGCTTTTGGTTATGATTTAATTTTTCAATTTGAACGCTTAAGCCAGTGTAAAGAGCGTCCCTCAGAACAACGCGAAATGGTCTTATACCTTCCGGATGAAATCTATGTTGTGAATCATCGCAAAGAAATTGCGTTTATCAGACGTTACGATTTTCAATACAAAGGCAAATCGACTCAATCTTTGCCTCGAGATGGTGAATTTAAACACTACGAACCTGAGCAAAGGCCTGCTAAAAGTTGTGATCATGCTCCGGGTGAGTACGCACAACTTGTGGAATTAGCAAAACAGCGGTTTGCTTGCGGTGATTTATTTGAGGTGGTACCAAGCCAAACATTTTATGCACATTGTTCTGAACAACCATCGACCATTTTTCGTAGGATGCGAAAAATCAATCCCTCTCCTTATGGATTTTTTATTAATTTGGGTGAAGATGAATATTTAGTTGGTGCATCACCCGAAATGTATGTACGTGTCCAGGATAGAAAAGTAGAAACTTGTCCTATTTCAGGAACGATTAAACGGGGTTCCGATGCAATAGAAGATGCGCACAATATTCAGGTTTTATTGGATTCTGAAAAAGAAGCCTCGGAATTGACAATGTGCACTGATGTGGATCGCAACGATAAATCGCGTATTTGTGAAGCCGGCTCGGTACGAGTCGTTGGCCGACGGCAAATTGAAATGTATTCACGGTTGATTCACACCGTAGATCATGTTGTGGGTACATTGCGGGAAGGGTTTGATGCAGTCGATGCTTTCCTCACACATATGTGGGTAGTGACTGTGACAGGTGCGCCTAAACTTTGGGCAATGAATTTCATCGAAAAGTACGAAAAATCCCCGCGTAGATGGTACGCTGGGGCTGTAGGATGGTTTGGCTTTAACGGTAACCTAAACACAGGCCTTGTCTTAAGAACGGTAAGAATTCAACAAGGTATCGCTGAAATTCGTGTGGGTGCCACCTTGCTTTATGATTCCCAACCGCAGGCGGAAGAACAGGAAACTCGCCTTAAGGCATCTGCTTTTTTAGATATTTTGCAAAAACCGGAAAGTAAAGCCGAGCCGACCAATACAATGCCTAAACAAGGTTTAGGAAAAAAAGTGCTTTTAGTTGACCATCAAGATTCTTTTGTTCATACATTGGCTAACTATGTGCGCCAAACAGGGGCCGAAGTAGTGACCATACGCAGTGAGCACGTGATGGATTATTTACACCAACAGCAGCATTTCGACCTTGTCCTCCTCTCACCTGGTCCAGGGCGGCCTGCTGATTTTAAAGTGGCACAAACGATTGAAGAAGTGCTAAAACAAAAGATTCCTCTTTTCGGTGTATGTTTAGGGTTGCAGGGTATTGTTGAATACTTCGGAGGAGTGTTGGATGTATTGTCTTATCCAATGCATGGTAAAGCCTCTGAAATTGAAATAAAGGATGAATCAAGACTATTTGCAGGTCTTGGATCTTCTTTTACAGCGGGGCGTTATCACTCTTTGTATGCTCGTCTCGCAACAATCCCAGAGGAATTAAAAGTGACTGCTTTAAGCCAGGATGGAATTGTTATGGCCGTAGAGCACCAAACCTTACCCGTGTATGCAGTGCAATTTCATCCTGAAACGATTCTTTCGATGTCTAATCAAGCAGGATTGCGGATTATTTCTAATTTAATGGGAATGATTAGAGGACATGCGTCATAA
- a CDS encoding ankyrin repeat domain-containing protein, with protein sequence MTQPIEVLNQKIDRRLAHLKKIRGHSGAIQHQAESIVFHYYLKQLIQHKPSQEQTRLIRRITDESRLISEIKPYFRLFTILELAIKEDDLELLEAVIDADPKIVDYVFTDEQSKKTALVMAAEQNRTALVELLVRVGSLNFSNSYTRKALNAAIFNGNIAIVQTLLAAGVVPTQADFQRACSQGQLEIAKMLHTASPQPFDYNSALLSSAAAGNLPAVHYLVDGLNASVNYQEPPAFRSSKHELTPLIVAIQYKKPEVAEYLISRGAHVRQAQDALGLSTIGLAAFLGNAEVIQEQLSLNEKGFEEVDDNAIELNFNLDSADNEGYTPLIRAVQNGNLGIIDSLIAAGANVNAQSKNGHTALIEAVMKGAPEVVAALLKIEHLDVNAREKEKGLSAREIALRSKNTVIVEAIDSFVANRNLKENLVHMRENKLYELIKIIDTYHEQRKAQKDENGKIKEYLHINIFGLFQKSYTQKHSAINALKSVLKGDYFDKEGNPIDLNTHLSTLRKGSLGENLRAFIKAGHANCIVNRPVNTVSDFVKALQESTPQLSSTLEIT encoded by the coding sequence ATGACTCAGCCGATTGAAGTACTCAATCAAAAAATTGATAGGCGATTGGCTCATTTAAAGAAGATACGAGGACACAGCGGTGCCATCCAACATCAAGCTGAATCCATCGTGTTCCATTACTACCTTAAGCAATTAATACAACATAAGCCTAGTCAGGAGCAAACAAGGCTAATTCGGCGAATTACTGATGAATCCAGGTTAATATCGGAAATAAAACCCTACTTCCGACTATTTACTATCCTAGAGTTAGCAATTAAAGAAGATGATCTCGAACTCTTAGAGGCTGTTATCGATGCAGATCCTAAAATTGTGGACTATGTGTTCACTGACGAACAATCCAAAAAAACAGCTTTGGTAATGGCTGCAGAGCAAAATAGAACTGCACTTGTCGAATTACTCGTACGGGTTGGGAGTCTCAATTTCAGCAATAGTTATACGCGAAAAGCACTGAATGCTGCAATTTTTAACGGCAACATTGCAATTGTACAAACCTTGTTGGCAGCAGGTGTAGTTCCTACCCAAGCTGATTTTCAGAGAGCCTGTTCTCAAGGACAACTTGAAATTGCCAAAATGTTGCATACTGCCAGTCCGCAACCTTTTGATTACAATTCAGCATTACTATCCTCTGCTGCTGCAGGGAATCTCCCAGCAGTACATTATTTAGTAGACGGTTTAAACGCTAGTGTTAATTATCAAGAGCCACCCGCATTTAGATCTTCCAAACACGAGCTGACCCCTCTTATTGTGGCGATTCAATATAAAAAGCCCGAAGTGGCCGAATATTTAATTAGCCGTGGAGCGCATGTTAGGCAAGCGCAAGATGCTTTGGGGCTAAGTACGATAGGCCTAGCTGCCTTTTTAGGTAATGCAGAAGTTATTCAAGAGCAACTGAGTCTAAATGAAAAAGGTTTCGAAGAAGTTGATGATAATGCTATTGAGTTGAATTTCAACCTCGACAGTGCAGACAATGAAGGATACACACCATTAATTCGTGCGGTTCAAAATGGAAATCTAGGGATTATTGATTCGCTTATCGCTGCGGGAGCCAATGTTAATGCACAAAGCAAAAATGGTCATACGGCTCTCATAGAAGCTGTTATGAAAGGGGCTCCCGAAGTCGTTGCAGCCTTGTTGAAAATCGAACACCTTGATGTCAATGCTCGAGAAAAAGAAAAGGGCCTTTCTGCCAGGGAGATAGCACTGCGAAGCAAGAACACAGTGATAGTTGAAGCCATCGATTCCTTTGTTGCTAATCGCAACCTAAAGGAAAACCTAGTGCACATGAGAGAGAATAAATTATATGAATTAATCAAAATTATCGACACTTATCATGAGCAACGAAAAGCACAAAAGGACGAAAATGGCAAAATTAAAGAATACTTACATATCAATATCTTTGGCTTATTTCAAAAAAGTTACACACAAAAACACTCTGCTATTAATGCTCTAAAAAGTGTATTGAAAGGTGATTATTTTGATAAAGAAGGGAATCCTATTGATTTAAATACCCATTTGTCTACACTAAGAAAAGGAAGTTTAGGAGAAAATTTAAGAGCATTTATTAAAGCCGGACATGCAAACTGCATTGTTAACCGGCCAGTCAATACAGTGAGCGATTTTGTAAAAGCCTTACAAGAATCAACCCCTCAACTTAGCTCAACTTTAGAAATAACTTAG
- the gatC gene encoding Asp-tRNA(Asn)/Glu-tRNA(Gln) amidotransferase subunit GatC — MPFTENDLKKIEELAYLDSESEDHRQLCEEVNAIMDFVEQLRQVDTTGQAPLFHPFDLHQRLRPDEVREKDCSKELAEIAPLFENGLYLVPKVIDSGQ, encoded by the coding sequence ATGCCGTTTACTGAAAACGATTTAAAAAAAATAGAAGAATTAGCCTATTTGGATAGTGAATCAGAAGATCATCGTCAGCTGTGTGAAGAAGTTAATGCCATTATGGATTTTGTTGAGCAACTGCGACAAGTGGACACAACAGGTCAAGCTCCTCTTTTTCATCCCTTCGACCTCCATCAGCGCTTAAGACCCGATGAAGTGAGAGAGAAGGACTGCAGCAAAGAACTGGCAGAGATCGCTCCGCTTTTTGAAAATGGACTCTATTTAGTTCCTAAGGTAATTGATTCAGGACAATAA
- the gatA gene encoding Asp-tRNA(Asn)/Glu-tRNA(Gln) amidotransferase subunit GatA: MHKLSLSELSRALHHGELSSKELTQHYLKRIQRHQSLNAFIHVVDEEQALIAADAADKLLKSGQGKPLTGIPMAHKDIFCTKKMPTTCGSKMLEHYYSPYQATVVNKLEEQGAILLAKTNMDEFAMGSANENSYFGPVKNPWNLEHVSGGSSGGSAAAVAARLVPFATGTDTGGSIRQPAAFCGISGIKPTYGLVSRFGMIAFASSLDQGGPFAANAEDLALVLQAIAGFDANDSTSVNQAIPNYTSTLNHPIKGLRIGLPSCFFHKEVAGDIQQAIHAAVNIFQQEGAEIIELDLALQPLWVPCYYVIACAEASSNLSRYDGVRFGYRSTKGTSLREQIVNTRTEGFGIEVKRRILTGTHVLSSGYFDDYYLQALKIRRLIQNELRDVLNKVDIILGPTTPTCAFKLGEKIADPIQNYLADVFTVAVNLAGIPALSIPAGFSQGLPIGMQLIGKQFSEALLLNCAHYYQQCTDWHQARPTFKG; this comes from the coding sequence ATGCATAAGCTCTCTTTATCCGAATTAAGTCGTGCGCTGCATCATGGGGAACTCTCTAGTAAGGAGCTCACTCAACATTATCTTAAACGCATTCAACGCCATCAATCACTCAATGCGTTTATTCACGTTGTCGATGAAGAGCAAGCTTTAATTGCAGCCGATGCTGCGGATAAATTGCTTAAAAGCGGTCAAGGAAAGCCTCTGACCGGCATCCCCATGGCCCATAAAGATATTTTTTGCACTAAAAAGATGCCTACGACTTGTGGCTCAAAAATGCTTGAACATTATTATTCCCCTTATCAAGCGACAGTGGTCAATAAATTGGAAGAACAAGGCGCTATTCTTCTTGCAAAAACCAACATGGACGAATTTGCCATGGGATCAGCCAATGAAAACAGTTACTTTGGTCCAGTAAAAAACCCCTGGAATCTGGAGCATGTATCTGGAGGTTCTTCTGGAGGTTCAGCGGCTGCGGTTGCTGCCAGGTTAGTTCCTTTTGCAACGGGGACAGATACAGGAGGATCAATACGCCAACCAGCTGCTTTTTGTGGAATCTCAGGAATTAAACCTACTTATGGTCTTGTTTCTCGCTTTGGGATGATTGCGTTTGCTTCCAGCCTTGATCAAGGAGGTCCATTTGCAGCCAATGCCGAAGATCTTGCCCTGGTTCTACAAGCCATAGCAGGTTTTGATGCAAACGATTCAACTTCGGTAAATCAAGCAATTCCTAACTATACATCAACGCTGAATCATCCGATTAAGGGATTACGTATTGGTTTACCCTCTTGTTTCTTTCATAAGGAAGTGGCTGGTGATATCCAACAGGCCATCCATGCCGCGGTAAACATTTTCCAGCAAGAAGGTGCTGAGATTATTGAATTGGATCTTGCCCTACAACCTTTATGGGTTCCTTGTTATTACGTGATTGCATGTGCGGAAGCGTCATCGAATTTATCGCGTTATGATGGAGTACGCTTCGGCTATCGCAGTACTAAAGGAACTAGCCTGCGTGAGCAAATTGTCAATACTCGTACAGAGGGCTTTGGTATAGAGGTTAAACGCCGCATTCTTACAGGTACGCATGTACTCTCTTCAGGTTACTTTGATGATTATTACCTTCAAGCATTAAAAATTAGACGCTTAATTCAGAATGAATTGCGAGATGTGTTAAATAAAGTAGATATTATCTTAGGTCCAACTACACCAACTTGCGCATTTAAACTCGGTGAGAAAATTGCTGATCCCATTCAAAATTATCTAGCGGATGTGTTCACTGTCGCTGTAAATTTGGCGGGCATTCCCGCACTCTCTATACCCGCGGGATTTAGTCAGGGGTTACCAATCGGCATGCAGTTAATAGGCAAACAATTCAGTGAAGCGCTATTGCTTAACTGTGCTCACTATTATCAACAATGTACTGACTGGCACCAAGCCAGGCCTACCTTCAAAGGGTGA